A single region of the Neotabrizicola shimadae genome encodes:
- a CDS encoding NAD(P)/FAD-dependent oxidoreductase has translation MAHVVVLGAGLGGAIMAYEMKDQLRKEDTITVVTKDPVYHFVPSNPWVAVGWRDRDDISIDLAPTMRKKGIDFKPVAAQKLHPDENRIELVDGSSVSYDYLIIATGPELAFDEIEGFGPHGGHTQSVCHIDHALKAKDAFEQLLKKPGPVIIGAAQGASCFGPAYEFTFILETALRRAKVRDKVPMTFVTAEPYVGHLGLDGVGDTKGLLESEMRAKHIKWMTSTKVTKVEDGKMHVQEIAEDGSVKSEKELPFAFSMMLPAFRGIKAVSGIEGLSNPRGFTIVDKHQQNPKYRNIFAVGVCVAIPPMGPTPVPCGVPKTGFMIESMVTATAHNIGNILRGREPDQVGTWNAVCLADFGDSGIAFVAQPQIPPRNVNWSSSGKWVHLAKIGFEKYFIRKIRKGQSEPFYESLALKSLGIDKLKETTTG, from the coding sequence ATGGCGCATGTGGTTGTACTTGGGGCCGGTCTCGGCGGGGCCATCATGGCCTACGAGATGAAGGACCAGCTTCGGAAGGAAGACACGATCACCGTGGTCACCAAGGACCCGGTCTATCACTTCGTACCGTCCAACCCCTGGGTGGCGGTGGGCTGGCGCGACCGCGACGACATCTCGATCGACCTTGCCCCCACCATGCGGAAGAAGGGCATCGACTTCAAACCCGTGGCCGCCCAGAAACTGCACCCGGACGAGAACCGCATCGAACTGGTGGATGGAAGCTCGGTCAGCTACGATTATCTCATCATCGCCACCGGACCGGAACTCGCCTTCGACGAAATCGAAGGCTTCGGTCCCCATGGCGGACATACCCAGTCCGTCTGCCACATCGACCACGCGCTGAAGGCCAAGGACGCCTTCGAGCAGCTTCTCAAGAAGCCCGGCCCGGTCATCATCGGCGCAGCCCAGGGCGCCAGTTGCTTCGGTCCCGCCTATGAATTCACCTTCATCCTGGAAACCGCCCTGCGCCGGGCCAAGGTCCGCGACAAGGTGCCCATGACCTTTGTCACCGCCGAACCCTATGTCGGCCACCTGGGCCTAGATGGCGTGGGCGACACCAAGGGCCTCTTGGAATCCGAGATGCGTGCCAAGCACATCAAGTGGATGACCTCGACGAAGGTCACGAAGGTCGAAGACGGCAAGATGCATGTCCAGGAAATCGCCGAGGACGGCAGCGTGAAGTCAGAAAAGGAACTGCCCTTCGCCTTCTCGATGATGCTGCCGGCCTTCCGGGGCATCAAGGCGGTCTCCGGCATCGAGGGCCTCTCCAACCCGCGCGGCTTCACCATCGTGGACAAGCACCAGCAGAACCCGAAGTATCGCAACATCTTTGCCGTCGGCGTCTGCGTCGCGATCCCGCCGATGGGACCGACCCCGGTGCCCTGCGGCGTGCCCAAGACGGGCTTCATGATCGAATCGATGGTCACTGCCACGGCGCACAACATCGGCAACATCCTGCGCGGGCGCGAGCCCGATCAGGTCGGCACGTGGAACGCGGTCTGCCTGGCCGATTTCGGCGACAGCGGCATCGCCTTCGTGGCGCAGCCACAGATCCCGCCGCGCAACGTGAACTGGTCGTCGTCCGGCAAATGGGTGCATCTGGCCAAGATCGGCTTCGAGAAGTACTTCATCCGCAAGATCAGGAAGGGCCAGTCCGAACCCTTCTATGAAAGCCTGGCGCTCAAGTCGCTTGGCATCGACAAGCTGAAGGAAACAACAACCGGCTGA
- a CDS encoding BMP family ABC transporter substrate-binding protein, producing MLRRTLLATAALGLSLGLSTGAFAAGMDKVKACFVYVGPIGDGGWTFQHHQGALELQKAYGDKVEIAWQENVPEGADAERVLTQMALGGCNIIFTTSFGYMDATNAVAAKFPNVMFEHATGFKREHPNVSTYNARFYEGRAVQGTIAGRMTKSNKIGYIGSFPIPEVIMGINSYYLHAKKVNPNVELTVVWAYTWFDPAKEADSAKALIDAGVDVIASHTDSTAPLAEAAKTNGAVVGFGQASDMAEYKPSPRVSSIIDNWGPYYVKRVGALLDGSYAQADAWEGIAGGEVLIGEITDAVPADVKAEAEAMRDAIAAGTYHPFTGPINKQDGSPWLAEGQTAPDGDLLGMAFYVEGIQGDIPK from the coding sequence ATGCTTCGCAGAACTTTGCTGGCGACCGCCGCGCTCGGCCTGAGCCTCGGCCTGTCCACCGGCGCCTTCGCCGCCGGAATGGACAAGGTGAAGGCCTGCTTCGTCTATGTCGGCCCCATCGGCGACGGCGGCTGGACCTTCCAGCACCATCAGGGCGCCCTGGAACTTCAGAAGGCCTATGGCGACAAGGTTGAAATCGCCTGGCAGGAAAATGTGCCGGAAGGCGCCGATGCCGAACGGGTGCTGACCCAGATGGCGCTTGGCGGCTGCAACATCATCTTCACCACCTCGTTCGGCTACATGGACGCGACCAATGCCGTCGCCGCCAAGTTCCCGAACGTGATGTTCGAACACGCCACCGGCTTCAAGCGCGAGCATCCGAATGTCTCGACCTACAATGCCCGCTTCTATGAGGGCCGTGCGGTGCAGGGCACCATCGCCGGGCGCATGACCAAGTCGAACAAGATCGGCTACATCGGGTCTTTCCCGATCCCCGAAGTCATCATGGGGATCAACTCCTACTACCTGCACGCCAAGAAGGTGAACCCCAACGTCGAGCTTACCGTGGTCTGGGCCTACACCTGGTTCGACCCTGCGAAAGAGGCAGACTCGGCCAAGGCCCTCATCGACGCGGGCGTGGACGTCATCGCCAGCCACACTGACTCGACCGCGCCGCTGGCCGAGGCCGCAAAGACGAACGGTGCCGTCGTCGGCTTTGGCCAGGCCTCCGACATGGCCGAGTACAAGCCCTCCCCCCGCGTCTCGTCGATCATCGACAACTGGGGTCCCTACTATGTGAAGCGTGTGGGCGCCCTTCTGGACGGCAGCTATGCCCAGGCCGATGCCTGGGAAGGCATCGCCGGCGGCGAAGTGCTGATCGGCGAGATCACCGATGCCGTCCCGGCTGACGTGAAGGCCGAGGCCGAGGCGATGCGCGACGCCATCGCCGCGGGCACCTACCACCCGTTCACCGGCCCGATCAACAAGCAGGACGGCTCGCCCTGGCTGGCCGAAGGCCAGACCGCGCCGGATGGCGACCTTCTCGGCATGGCCTTCTACGTCGAGGGCATCCAGGGCGATATCCCCAAGTGA
- a CDS encoding ABC transporter permease, whose product MDLGGINLVTLVASLMVAAVPIMLAAIGELVVEKSGVLNLGVEGMMVMGAICGFIAAVNTGSPVLGFVGGALGGAALATIFALLTLGFLANQVATGLALTLFGLGLSSLLGQGYNGIKPPPTTALFGPLGEIPVIGPILLGHDWMVYVSILVVALVWWVLKFTRTGLIIRAVGESHDAAHALGYKVARIRFLCILFGGAMAGLGGAYVSLVRVPQWVDGITAGAGWIALAIVVFASWKPWRVLLGAYLFGGISVLQLRLQAAGSAIPVEYLSMAPYLITILVLVIMSSGRGRSALNAPAALGQNFHASR is encoded by the coding sequence ATGGATCTGGGCGGCATCAACCTCGTCACGCTGGTCGCCTCCCTCATGGTGGCCGCGGTGCCGATCATGCTGGCGGCGATCGGCGAGTTGGTGGTCGAGAAGTCGGGCGTCCTGAACCTCGGCGTCGAGGGCATGATGGTCATGGGCGCGATCTGCGGCTTCATTGCAGCGGTCAATACCGGCAGCCCGGTCCTGGGATTTGTCGGCGGCGCGCTTGGCGGCGCGGCGCTGGCCACGATCTTCGCGCTTCTGACGCTTGGCTTCCTGGCCAACCAGGTCGCCACCGGCCTTGCGCTCACGCTTTTCGGCCTGGGCCTGTCCAGTCTGCTGGGCCAGGGCTACAACGGCATAAAGCCACCGCCCACCACGGCCCTTTTCGGGCCGCTCGGCGAAATCCCGGTGATCGGCCCCATCCTGTTGGGCCATGACTGGATGGTCTATGTCTCGATCCTCGTGGTCGCCCTCGTCTGGTGGGTGCTGAAATTCACCCGCACCGGCCTCATCATCCGCGCCGTGGGCGAAAGCCACGATGCGGCCCATGCGCTTGGCTACAAGGTGGCGCGCATCCGGTTCCTGTGCATCCTGTTCGGCGGCGCCATGGCGGGCCTGGGCGGCGCCTATGTCAGCCTGGTGCGCGTGCCGCAATGGGTGGACGGCATCACCGCCGGTGCCGGCTGGATCGCGCTGGCCATCGTGGTCTTCGCCAGCTGGAAGCCCTGGCGCGTCCTGCTCGGCGCCTATCTTTTCGGCGGCATCAGCGTGTTGCAGCTTCGGCTGCAGGCGGCGGGCTCGGCCATCCCGGTCGAATACTTGTCGATGGCGCCCTACTTGATCACCATCCTGGTGCTGGTCATCATGTCGTCTGGCCGCGGCCGCTCTGCGCTGAACGCGCCGGCCGCCCTGGGACAGAACTTTCACGCCTCGCGCTGA
- a CDS encoding ABC transporter permease codes for MLRLEKRPIPSRFWLYGTPVVAVILTMIFGGLLFALMGVNPFAVIKTIFWDPLFGEFAFYLRGQLLVKAGPLILIAIGLSLGFRAGIWNIGAEGQYIMGAIVGAAVGLAVFPTENRLIYPVMVLAGALGGWAWAMIPAILKTRFNTNEILVSLMLVYVAQTILAKASTGFLKNPEGMGFPGSRNFSSFPAAANPELIAGSGLHWGGVAAFVVAVAAWVLLSRHIIGFQIRLSGQAPRAARFAGVAPQRLVVLCMGLSGALAGLAGLFEVTGPAGQISIDFNVGYGFTAIIVAFLGRLNPLGIVLAGILMALTYVGGEMASTNLGLPSAAIQVFQGMLLFFLLALDLFTNYRLRFGLREIA; via the coding sequence ATGCTGAGACTGGAGAAACGCCCGATCCCGTCGCGCTTCTGGCTGTACGGCACGCCCGTGGTCGCGGTGATCCTGACCATGATCTTCGGCGGGCTTCTTTTCGCGCTGATGGGCGTCAACCCCTTCGCCGTCATCAAGACCATCTTTTGGGACCCGCTGTTCGGCGAATTCGCCTTCTACCTGCGCGGCCAGCTTCTGGTGAAGGCGGGGCCGCTGATCCTGATCGCCATCGGCCTGTCGCTCGGCTTCCGCGCCGGCATCTGGAACATCGGCGCCGAGGGCCAGTACATCATGGGCGCCATCGTCGGCGCCGCCGTGGGACTGGCGGTGTTCCCCACCGAAAACCGGCTGATCTACCCGGTGATGGTGCTGGCCGGCGCCCTGGGCGGATGGGCCTGGGCCATGATCCCCGCGATCCTCAAGACCCGCTTCAATACGAACGAGATCCTCGTCTCGCTGATGCTGGTCTATGTGGCGCAGACCATCCTCGCCAAGGCCTCCACCGGGTTCCTCAAGAACCCCGAGGGCATGGGCTTTCCGGGCAGCCGCAACTTCTCCAGCTTTCCGGCCGCTGCCAACCCCGAACTCATCGCCGGCTCCGGCCTGCACTGGGGCGGCGTTGCCGCCTTCGTCGTGGCGGTGGCGGCCTGGGTGCTGCTCAGCCGTCACATCATCGGCTTCCAGATCCGCCTCTCGGGCCAGGCGCCGCGCGCCGCGCGCTTTGCCGGGGTCGCCCCGCAAAGGCTCGTGGTCCTTTGCATGGGGCTTTCCGGCGCGCTGGCGGGGCTGGCCGGACTGTTCGAGGTCACGGGCCCGGCCGGCCAGATCAGCATCGATTTCAACGTGGGCTACGGCTTCACCGCGATCATCGTGGCCTTCCTCGGCCGGCTGAACCCCCTCGGCATCGTGCTGGCGGGCATCCTGATGGCGCTGACCTATGTCGGCGGCGAGATGGCCTCCACCAACCTCGGCCTGCCCTCGGCGGCGATCCAGGTCTTTCAGGGGATGCTTCTGTTCTTCCTCCTGGCGCTGGACCTCTTCACCAACTACCGGCTGCGGTTCGGCCTGCGGGAGATCGCGTGA
- a CDS encoding ABC transporter ATP-binding protein → MENPSAPPCLDLSGISKRYPGVLANDNVGFTVRPGEVHALLGENGAGKSTLVKIIYGLVKPDTGQMRFNGRDFAPGRPSDARAAGVAMVFQHFSLFEALNVAENVALGMENPPPMRELAARIRAVSEEYGLPLDPSRMVGDLSAGERQRVEIIRCLLQDPKLLIMDEPTSVLTPQEVEILFRTLRQLSAEGTAILYISHKLEEIRSLCDGATILRRGKVVATCTPKEKTARELAEMMVGATLNPPERRPGEKGEVVLGVTDLSVESPIPFGTSLKSVGFTVARGEVLGIAGVAGNGQDELLLALSGEVRTEADKVRINGHAAGDLGPADRRRAGLVAAPEDRYGHAAAPDMTLVENAFLTGAIRMHLTRHGFIDWAGARAFAEQVIKDYDVRTPGPLVAARALSGGNLQKFLIGRELDQSPEVIVINQPTWGVDAAAAAAIRQAILNRAAEGAGVVVISQDLDELLEIADSFAVLNAGRLTKPRPVEGLTIDQIGLMMGGAHGMEVAHHGH, encoded by the coding sequence ATGGAGAACCCTTCCGCCCCCCCCTGCCTCGATCTGTCCGGGATCAGCAAGCGCTATCCGGGTGTCCTTGCCAACGACAACGTGGGCTTCACGGTGCGGCCCGGCGAGGTTCATGCGCTTCTGGGCGAGAATGGCGCCGGCAAGTCCACGCTGGTCAAGATCATTTACGGCCTCGTGAAGCCCGATACCGGCCAGATGCGGTTCAATGGCCGCGATTTCGCCCCCGGCCGGCCAAGCGATGCCCGGGCCGCGGGTGTGGCCATGGTGTTCCAGCATTTCAGCCTGTTCGAGGCACTGAACGTAGCCGAGAACGTGGCGCTAGGCATGGAAAACCCGCCGCCGATGCGCGAACTGGCCGCCCGCATCCGCGCCGTGAGCGAGGAATACGGCCTGCCTTTGGACCCATCCCGCATGGTGGGTGACTTGTCGGCGGGCGAGCGTCAGCGGGTCGAGATCATCCGCTGCCTGCTGCAGGACCCAAAGCTCCTGATCATGGACGAGCCAACCTCGGTGCTGACACCGCAGGAAGTGGAGATCCTGTTCCGCACCCTGCGGCAGCTGTCGGCCGAGGGCACGGCGATCCTCTACATCAGCCACAAGCTGGAAGAGATCCGCTCGCTCTGCGACGGCGCCACGATCCTGCGGCGCGGCAAGGTGGTGGCCACCTGCACGCCAAAGGAAAAGACCGCGCGCGAACTGGCCGAGATGATGGTGGGCGCCACGCTGAACCCGCCTGAACGGCGGCCGGGCGAGAAGGGCGAGGTCGTGCTGGGCGTCACCGACCTCTCGGTGGAAAGCCCCATCCCTTTCGGCACCTCGCTGAAGTCGGTGGGTTTCACCGTGGCGCGGGGCGAGGTGCTGGGCATCGCCGGGGTGGCGGGCAACGGGCAGGACGAGCTGCTGCTGGCCCTGTCGGGTGAGGTGCGGACCGAAGCCGACAAGGTGCGCATCAACGGCCATGCGGCGGGCGATCTTGGACCCGCTGACCGCCGCCGCGCCGGGCTGGTGGCCGCCCCCGAAGACCGCTATGGCCATGCCGCGGCCCCCGACATGACGCTTGTGGAAAATGCCTTCCTGACCGGCGCGATCCGCATGCACCTGACGCGGCACGGCTTCATCGACTGGGCGGGCGCGCGCGCCTTTGCCGAGCAGGTGATCAAGGACTACGATGTGCGCACCCCCGGCCCCCTCGTTGCGGCGCGCGCGCTGTCGGGCGGCAACCTGCAAAAGTTTCTGATCGGGCGCGAGCTGGACCAGTCGCCCGAGGTGATCGTGATCAACCAGCCGACCTGGGGTGTCGATGCTGCCGCCGCGGCGGCGATCCGGCAGGCAATCCTGAACCGCGCCGCCGAGGGCGCGGGCGTGGTTGTGATCAGCCAGGACCTGGACGAGCTTCTGGAAATCGCCGACAGCTTCGCCGTCCTGAACGCGGGCCGGCTGACGAAACCGCGCCCGGTCGAGGGGCTGACCATCGACCAGATCGGCCTGATGATGGGCGGCGCTCATGGCATGGAGGTGGCGCACCATGGCCACTGA
- a CDS encoding nucleoside deaminase, protein MPELDHVALLRLAIGESRKAREAGNHPFACILVGPDGTVLMTQHNAFMPDHDMTGHAERVLMTRASTSLPHELLKECTIYTSAEPCAMCAGAIYWTGLKRVVFGLTERALKEITGNHPENPTLDLPCEVVFAAGQRKVEVIGPMLEDEAAAVHEGFWSAP, encoded by the coding sequence TTGCCTGAACTTGACCACGTCGCCCTGCTGCGCCTTGCCATCGGGGAAAGCCGCAAGGCGCGCGAGGCGGGCAACCATCCCTTTGCCTGCATCCTCGTCGGGCCGGACGGCACGGTGTTGATGACCCAGCACAATGCCTTCATGCCCGACCATGACATGACCGGCCATGCCGAGCGGGTTCTGATGACGCGGGCCTCCACCTCGCTGCCGCACGAGTTGTTGAAGGAGTGCACCATCTATACCTCGGCCGAGCCCTGCGCGATGTGTGCGGGGGCGATCTACTGGACGGGGCTGAAGCGGGTGGTCTTCGGTCTGACCGAGAGGGCGTTGAAGGAGATCACCGGCAACCACCCCGAGAACCCGACGCTGGACCTGCCCTGCGAGGTGGTCTTTGCCGCCGGTCAGCGGAAGGTCGAGGTCATCGGCCCGATGCTGGAGGACGAGGCGGCTGCGGTGCACGAGGGGTTCTGGTCGGCGCCCTAG
- the xdhC gene encoding xanthine dehydrogenase accessory protein XdhC, translating to MFDLAALTRAVARHGRVARVVIAAHDGSSPRETGAAMLVWDGGQEGTIGGGALEWEATTRARALLAQGGRRVDRQALGPNLGQCCGGAVTVLTEVHDPATLPVPQSGLIARAVDGRPLPLAVARLLDRARAEGARPGPLLLQGWFIEPLAEPTRDLWIWGAGHVGRALVGVIAPLPGTRITWVDVAPDRFPPDLPETVTPLALPDPAEAVAEAPATAEHLILTYSHALDLELCHRLLTHGFAACGLIGSATKWARFRSRLAALGHTPDTIVRITCPIGDPALGKHPQAIAIGVAARFLSSAPANAAATEAG from the coding sequence ATGTTTGACCTCGCCGCCCTCACCCGCGCCGTGGCCCGGCACGGCCGGGTCGCCCGCGTGGTCATCGCCGCCCACGACGGCTCCTCCCCCCGCGAGACCGGGGCCGCCATGCTGGTCTGGGACGGGGGGCAAGAGGGCACCATCGGCGGCGGCGCCCTGGAATGGGAGGCCACCACCCGCGCCCGCGCCCTGCTGGCCCAAGGCGGCCGGCGCGTCGACCGCCAGGCCCTCGGCCCCAACCTCGGCCAGTGCTGCGGCGGGGCGGTCACGGTCCTGACCGAGGTCCACGACCCCGCGACCCTGCCCGTCCCCCAGTCCGGCCTCATCGCCCGCGCCGTGGACGGCCGCCCCCTGCCCCTTGCCGTCGCCCGCCTCCTCGACCGCGCCCGCGCAGAAGGCGCCCGCCCCGGCCCCCTGCTCCTGCAGGGCTGGTTCATCGAACCCCTGGCCGAACCCACACGCGACCTCTGGATCTGGGGCGCCGGCCACGTTGGCCGCGCCTTGGTCGGGGTCATCGCCCCCCTGCCCGGCACCCGCATCACCTGGGTGGACGTGGCCCCCGACCGCTTCCCCCCGGACCTGCCGGAGACCGTCACCCCCCTCGCTCTCCCCGACCCGGCAGAGGCCGTCGCAGAGGCCCCGGCCACGGCCGAGCACCTGATCCTGACCTATTCCCACGCCCTCGACCTGGAGCTTTGCCACCGCCTCCTGACCCACGGCTTCGCCGCCTGCGGCCTGATCGGATCGGCCACCAAATGGGCCCGCTTCCGCTCCCGCCTCGCCGCCCTCGGCCATACACCCGACACCATCGTCCGCATCACCTGCCCGATCGGCGACCCTGCCCTGGGGAAACACCCCCAGGCCATCGCCATCGGCGTGGCCGCCCGGTTCCTCTCCTCCGCCCCCGCCAACGCGGCAGCGACCGAAGCTGGCTAG